A window of the Hordeum vulgare subsp. vulgare chromosome 5H, MorexV3_pseudomolecules_assembly, whole genome shotgun sequence genome harbors these coding sequences:
- the LOC123397575 gene encoding GDP-Man:Man(3)GlcNAc(2)-PP-Dol alpha-1,2-mannosyltransferase isoform X2 codes for MAIFAGLLTFVSTLLALALRRLLRLLRRRAPDPAAAAGFFHPYTNDGGGGERVLWCAVRAVQDLCPDLPCAVFTGDADASPDGLAARALDRFGVRLLRPPQVVHLNKRKWIEARTYPRFTMIGQSLGSVYLAWEALNKFTPQFYFDTSGYAFTYPLAWLFGCKVLCYTHYPTISSDMVERVKQRNSMYNNNSLISGSIWLSRCKVLYYTIFSWLYGLVGSCAHLVMVNSSWTRAHIVNIWKVPERTKRVYPPCDTSALQMLPLERSTTPPILISVAQFRPEKAHGLQLESFALALERLDSDFLKPKLQFAGSCRNKEDLERLQKLKDRSVELHIDELVEFHQDISYRDLVQLLGGAIAGLHSMTDEHFGISVVEYMAAGAIPIALPIFCST; via the exons ATGGCGATCTTCGCCGGCCTTCTTACCTTCGTCTCCACCCtactcgccctcgccctccggcGCCTCCTGCGGCTCCTGCGCCGCCGCGCGCCCGACCCCGCGGCCGCGGCGGGGTTCTTCCACCCGTACACCAACGACGGCGGTGGCGGGGAGCGCGTGCTCTGGTGCGCCGTGCGCGCCGTCCAGGACCTCTGCCCCGACCTCCCATGCGCCGTCTTCACCGGCGACGCGGACGCGTCTCCCGATGGACTTGCCGCCCGCGCGCTCGATCGCTTCGGTGTCCGCCTCCTCCGCCCGCCGCAG GTTGTTCATTTGAACAAGAGAAAGTGGATCGAAGCAAGAACATATCcgcgcttcacaatgatagggcaAAGCCTTGGCTCAGTATATCTCGCATGGGAGGCTCTAAACAAATTCACCCCGCAGTTCTACTTTGATACAAGCGGCTATGCTTTTACGTATCCACTGGCCTGGCTGTTTGGTTGCAAGGTCCTCTGCTACACTCATTATCCCACGATCAGTTCTGATATGGTCGAACGTGTTAAGCAGCGCAACTCAATGTACAATAACAACTCTCTTATCTCTGGAAG CATTTGGTTGTCTCGGTGCAAAGTTCTGTACTACACCATATTCAGTTGGTTGTATGGTTTAGTTGGTTCCTGTGCACATCTTGTGATGGTGAATTCCTCATGGACAAGAGCCCATATTGTAAATATTTGGAAAGTCCCGGAGCGTACTAAGAGGGTATACCCTCCATGCGATACTTCCGCCCTGCAG ATGCTTCCCCTGGAAAGATCAACAACACCTCCTATTCTTATATCAGTTGCACAGTTCCGTCCTGAAAAG GCCCATGGTCTTCAGTTGGAGTCATTTGCACTTGCTCTTGAAAGGCTAGATTCAGACTTTCTTAAGCCAAAACTTCAGTTTGCTGGCAGTTGTCGGAATAAAGAGGATCTGGAAAGATTACAAAAGCTTAAGGACAGATCCGTGGAGCTTCACATAGATGAGCTTGTAGAGTTCCACCAGGATATCTCTTACAG AGACCTTGTACAGCTTCTGGGTGGCGCAATTGCTGGGCTCCATTCAATGACAGATGAGCATTTTGGAATAAGTGTCGTTGAGTACATGGCCGCTGGTGCTATTCCGATTG CATTGCCTATTTTTTGCAGCACATAA
- the LOC123397575 gene encoding GDP-Man:Man(3)GlcNAc(2)-PP-Dol alpha-1,2-mannosyltransferase isoform X1, translating into MAIFAGLLTFVSTLLALALRRLLRLLRRRAPDPAAAAGFFHPYTNDGGGGERVLWCAVRAVQDLCPDLPCAVFTGDADASPDGLAARALDRFGVRLLRPPQVVHLNKRKWIEARTYPRFTMIGQSLGSVYLAWEALNKFTPQFYFDTSGYAFTYPLAWLFGCKVLCYTHYPTISSDMVERVKQRNSMYNNNSLISGSIWLSRCKVLYYTIFSWLYGLVGSCAHLVMVNSSWTRAHIVNIWKVPERTKRVYPPCDTSALQMLPLERSTTPPILISVAQFRPEKAHGLQLESFALALERLDSDFLKPKLQFAGSCRNKEDLERLQKLKDRSVELHIDELVEFHQDISYRDLVQLLGGAIAGLHSMTDEHFGISVVEYMAAGAIPIAHKSAGPMMDIVLEEDSHQTGFLASRKEEFAEAILKVLRMPEPERREMAAAARKRAQRFSEQKFHEDFTKALRPVLLGRP; encoded by the exons ATGGCGATCTTCGCCGGCCTTCTTACCTTCGTCTCCACCCtactcgccctcgccctccggcGCCTCCTGCGGCTCCTGCGCCGCCGCGCGCCCGACCCCGCGGCCGCGGCGGGGTTCTTCCACCCGTACACCAACGACGGCGGTGGCGGGGAGCGCGTGCTCTGGTGCGCCGTGCGCGCCGTCCAGGACCTCTGCCCCGACCTCCCATGCGCCGTCTTCACCGGCGACGCGGACGCGTCTCCCGATGGACTTGCCGCCCGCGCGCTCGATCGCTTCGGTGTCCGCCTCCTCCGCCCGCCGCAG GTTGTTCATTTGAACAAGAGAAAGTGGATCGAAGCAAGAACATATCcgcgcttcacaatgatagggcaAAGCCTTGGCTCAGTATATCTCGCATGGGAGGCTCTAAACAAATTCACCCCGCAGTTCTACTTTGATACAAGCGGCTATGCTTTTACGTATCCACTGGCCTGGCTGTTTGGTTGCAAGGTCCTCTGCTACACTCATTATCCCACGATCAGTTCTGATATGGTCGAACGTGTTAAGCAGCGCAACTCAATGTACAATAACAACTCTCTTATCTCTGGAAG CATTTGGTTGTCTCGGTGCAAAGTTCTGTACTACACCATATTCAGTTGGTTGTATGGTTTAGTTGGTTCCTGTGCACATCTTGTGATGGTGAATTCCTCATGGACAAGAGCCCATATTGTAAATATTTGGAAAGTCCCGGAGCGTACTAAGAGGGTATACCCTCCATGCGATACTTCCGCCCTGCAG ATGCTTCCCCTGGAAAGATCAACAACACCTCCTATTCTTATATCAGTTGCACAGTTCCGTCCTGAAAAG GCCCATGGTCTTCAGTTGGAGTCATTTGCACTTGCTCTTGAAAGGCTAGATTCAGACTTTCTTAAGCCAAAACTTCAGTTTGCTGGCAGTTGTCGGAATAAAGAGGATCTGGAAAGATTACAAAAGCTTAAGGACAGATCCGTGGAGCTTCACATAGATGAGCTTGTAGAGTTCCACCAGGATATCTCTTACAG AGACCTTGTACAGCTTCTGGGTGGCGCAATTGCTGGGCTCCATTCAATGACAGATGAGCATTTTGGAATAAGTGTCGTTGAGTACATGGCCGCTGGTGCTATTCCGATTG CACATAAATCTGCAGGACCGATGATGGACATTGTGCTAGAGGAGGACAGTCACCAGACAGGATTTCTGGCCTCCAGGAAAGAAGAATTTGCGGAGGCAATCCTTAAGGTCTTGAGGATGCCGGAGCCAGAGAGGCGAGAAATGGCGGCGGCAGCACGGAAGCGTGCTCAAAGATTTTCAGAGCAGAAGTTTCACGAAGATTTCACAAAGGCGCTTCGCCCAGTTTTATTAGGACGCCCATAG